The Bacillus zhangzhouensis region TTGTCGGCGGGCTTAACATTGGAGACGAATACATGGGCAGAAGCAGACAATATGGATTCTGGCGTGATACACATCTAATGATTAAGGGCGAAGCTGTTCGTGATCTCCAGCAGATTTTCATGCAGGATTGGTATTATATGACGAATGAAAAATGCTCAGGTGTGGACTATTTCAAAGATTTCAGCCACCTTGAGAGTACAACAGAAGGTGTACAAATGATTGCTGGCGGGCCTGACAAGCAGTGGGAGGTTATTAAAAATCTCTTTTTCTCTATGATCATCTCCGCTAAAGAGTCCATCTGGATCGCTTCACCGTATTTTGTGCCGGATGATGATATTTTGTCCGCATTGAAAATTGCCGCATTGAGCGGAGTAGATGTCCGCATTATTGCTCCAAAGAATCCAGATAAACGGATTGTTTTCCATGCGTCTCGTTCATACTTTCCGGAGCTTCTTGACGCAGGGGTGAAGGTGTACGAGTATGATCAAGGCTTTATGCATAGTAAATTTATTATTGTGGATAGCGAGCTTGCTTCGATAGGAACGGCAAATATGGATATGAGAAGCTTTCATTTGAACTTTGAAGTGAATGCCTTCCTCTATAAAACAGAAAGCACAGAGAAGCTCGTCAACGATTTCTTAGGTGATTTAGAGCACTCGCATGAAATTGTTCCAGAAGAGTTTGCAAAGAGATCTTTGGGTATCAGACTGTTTGAATCAACAGCAAGATTATTATCACCACTTTTATAAAGATTGTATTTTCCCCCTTTTCTCTAAGGGGGATTTTTTATTTTACTGAAGATATGATCAGTAAAATCATCTTTTGACACGGTAAAAATTTATTTTGCCTTTTCGCTTCTTATAGACGAACAAGCTATAATACTGTCATCAAAGAGCAAGGGGCGAAGCTAAATGAATGCAGCCATTATGGATAACGGTAAGCTTATCCGAATGACAGATCATCTATCGAAAAGCCGGCTGGAGCATGTAAGGACGACGTGCAAATTTTATTGTCCTGAATGCAGGGAGGAGGTGCAATTAAAGCTTGGGGAGCATCGTGTCTATCATTTTGCGCATAAACAGCTGACAGCATGTTCGTTAGCCTCAGGTGAAACGGCTTATCATCAGGCGGGAAAGGAAGCCATTATGAATTGGCTGAAGCGGCTTGGACATAAACCGGCGCTGGAAAAGTATATGTCAAAGATTCATCAGCGTCCTGATGTGACCGTCTCTATAGGAGATAAAACCTATGCAATCGAATTTCAATGTGCAAATATTTCCCGGCAAGAGCTGCGCAGAAGAACAGCAGGTCTCCGTGAAGCAGGGCTCTTTCCTATATGGATGATAGGGGCAAATCGTTTAAAACGAAAATCTGCCCAGCTTTTTTCTTTCTCTTCCATTCATTGGGGAATTTTAAGGGAATCAGAGAAAAGGCGGTTAATTTTTTTCTGCCCGATCCAGAATAGATTTATCCAGCTTGATCAATTCCTTGTGTTTCAGCCAACGAAAATATGTGCGGCAATGACTGTCAGACCACCTTCAGCATACCGCGAAATTCCGGCACTCCTATCTCCGCCCTCAAGCAGGCGCCAAGTAAATCAACAATGGCTTAAATGTATCCAGCAATTTAGGCAGCGTCCTCCTCGCATTTTATCTAGTGAAAGCAGACGTTTGAGAGATATTTTTTATGAGCATTATCAAACGGCATTCTCTTTTTTGCCGACTGCATTATTTCTGCCGGTGCAAGAAGCGTATATCTTTACAAGTCCCGTGTACGTTTGGCAAGGTTGTCTCTATGATTGGATGATGAGGAGAAAAGGAAGCAGACGAGTGACGATTCAACAGCTGATGATAGAAATCAATCGGTGTGTGCAGATGAAAGAAGTGAAACTCCGATATGGTGATGTTTCAAGAGAAGAAATAAAAGAGGTGGTCACTGCATATGTAAAGGCACTTGTAAGACAAGGGTTTTTGCATATGAAGAAAGAGGGTAATTATGAAGTATCGTCGAATCAAATGCCTTTACGAACACTAGATGAAGTGTTAAAACGCGATGCTTTCTTATTTCATTAGCATGTTTCATGACCACTTTGATCATGATAAGAAAAAGGTGGTGCTGCTATTGAATCGAAAGAAACGCTTTTTTCTCATTTTGTTAGTCTGTTTGGTATTTATTTCTGCATATGATTTGACAAATATAGTTCAAAACAAAGAAGATAAATACAACACCAATTTCTTTCACTTTCCGAAAGGTTGGTTCAACACAACTCATGCAAGGGGGATTCATATGACTTCACAAAACAAAAACAATCATTTACCAGACAGAAGCGAAGTAAAAGAAGAATACAAATGGCGTCTTGAAGATATTTTTGAAAACGTCGATGCATGGAACAA contains the following coding sequences:
- a CDS encoding competence protein; amino-acid sequence: MNAAIMDNGKLIRMTDHLSKSRLEHVRTTCKFYCPECREEVQLKLGEHRVYHFAHKQLTACSLASGETAYHQAGKEAIMNWLKRLGHKPALEKYMSKIHQRPDVTVSIGDKTYAIEFQCANISRQELRRRTAGLREAGLFPIWMIGANRLKRKSAQLFSFSSIHWGILRESEKRRLIFFCPIQNRFIQLDQFLVFQPTKICAAMTVRPPSAYREIPALLSPPSSRRQVNQQWLKCIQQFRQRPPRILSSESRRLRDIFYEHYQTAFSFLPTALFLPVQEAYIFTSPVYVWQGCLYDWMMRRKGSRRVTIQQLMIEINRCVQMKEVKLRYGDVSREEIKEVVTAYVKALVRQGFLHMKKEGNYEVSSNQMPLRTLDEVLKRDAFLFH